The sequence GCGCGGCGTCGCCGATCGCGTGCGCGCCGGTCGAGCAGGCGGTGACGACTGCATGATTCGGACCGCGCAGACCATATTTGATCGAGACCTGGCCCGAGATCAGGTTGATGAGTCGGCCGTGGACGAAGTGCGGCGAGACGCGGCTCGGCCCCTTGTCGTAGCGGACGATCGATTCGCTCTCGATGCCCGGCAGGCCGCCGATGCCCGAGCCGATCGAGCAGCCGACGCGGATCGACTGTTCGTAGGTCAGCTCGGTCAGCCCGGCATCCTCGAGCGCCTGGCCGGCGGCATCGATGCCGTAGACGATGAACGGATCGACCTGGCGCTGCACCTTGTGGTCGACGCGCTTGCCCGGATCGAAACCCCATGGGTGATCGGCCGGCTTCACCTCGCATGCGATCCGGCATTTCTGGTCGGACGCGTCGAAGCGCGCGATCGTGCCCGCGCCGGATCGACCGGCGACGATGTTTGCCCACGCCGTCTCGACGTCCGCGCCCACCGGCGTCACGAGCCCCAATCCGGTCACCACCACGCGGCGCATGGCACACTCCTGCTTCTGTTATCGGTCGTCGTCAAAACGAAACGGCCCCCCGACACCCTTCGGGTCGGAGGGCCGTTCGAAGGCCTCGGGCGAAAGCCTCAGCCCTTGTTGGTGTCGATATAGGTGATCGCATCCTTGACGGTGGTGATCTTCTCCGCCGCGTCGTCGGGGATCTCCACGCCAAATTCTTCCTCGAACGCCATCACCAGCTCGACGATGTCGAGGCTGTCGGCACCGAGATCATCGATGAAGCTCGCATCCTCGGTGACCTTCTCGGGCTCGACGCCGAGATGCTCGACGACGATCTTCTTCACGCGCTCGGCGGTGTCGCTCATGGATTAGCCTTCCTAGTCTTGATTTCGCGTCGCCCTAGCCGCGCCGCTTGGCCGCTGCAAGAGCCCCATGCGCGCACATCGGCGCGCACGCCGGTCAGACCATCGCCATGCCGCCGTTGACATGGATCGTCTGGCCGGTGACGTAGCCCGCCTGACGACTGGCGAGATAGGCGACCGCCGCCGCCACATCCTCGCCCGTGCCCAGCGCGCCGGCCGGGATGCGGCTGAGAATGGTGCCTTTCTGGGCTTCGTTGAGCGCATCGGTCATCGCCGAGCCGATGAAGCCCGGCGCCACGCAATTGACCGTGATCTGCCGGCTGGCCAGTTCCTGCGCCAGCGCCTTCGACATGGCGGTGAGGCCGCCCTTCGATGCCGCATAGTTCGCCTGACCGGGATTGCCGGTGTGACCGACCACCGAGGTGATCGTGACGATGCGCCCGAATCGCGCCTTCATCATCGGCCGCGCGGCGGCGCGGATCAGCCTGAATGCCGCTTCAAGGTTGACCGCGATCACCTGATCCCACTCGTCATCCTTCATCCGCATGACGAGATTGTCGCGGGTGATGCCGGCATTGTTGACGAGGATGTCGAGCTTGCCGCCCAGCGCCTCGATCGCGGCGGGCACCAGCGCCTCGACTGCCGCGCTGTCCGAAAGATTGCAGGGCACGACCTTCGCGCCATCGATGCCCGCGGCCACCTGCTCCAGCGCCTCGGCGCGCGTGCCGGAGAGCGCCACGGTCGCCCCCTGCGCCGCCAGCCCCTTGGCGATCGCCGAGCCGATGCCGCCGGACGCGCCGGTCACCAGCGCGGTCATGCCTGAAAGGTCGAACATCCATCCACTCCCGTCACGCCGGACTGGTTCCGGCATCCATCTCGAGGATCGCGCCTAGCCGTCAATTGCACCCCGGAACAAGTCGGGGCACCGGTCGGCATCAGAGCGAGGCCGCGAACGCCTCGACGTCGGCGGCGGTCACCAGGCTGGTCGCAGTCGCGTCGGGCGCGATGCGCTTGACCATTGGGCCGAGCACCTTGGCGCCGAACTCGACGAACTCGCCGACGCCCGCCGCGACCATCGCCTCGACGCTCTCGCGCCAGCGCACGGTGCCGGTCACCTGCGCCACCAGCAGGCCACGGATCGTGTCGGGATCGACCGCCGCAGCGGCGGTGACGTTGGCGTAGACCGGCACCAGAGGCGCGCGGATCGCGACCCTCGCCAGCGCCTCGGCCATCGCGTCGGCGGCCGGCTGCATCAGCGCGCAATGGAACGGCGCCGACACGGGCAACGGCAGCGCGCGTTTGACGCCGCGCTCCTTGGCGAGCGCCATCGCCCGCTCGACCGCCGCCTTCGCCCCCGAAATCACGACCTGCCCGCCGCCATTGTCGTTGGCCGCCTGGCAGACCTCGCCCTGCGCCGCGTCGGCGCAGATCGCCTCGGCCAGCGCGAAGTCGGCGCCGAGCAGAGCCGCCATCGCCCCCTCGCCCACCGGCACCGCCGCTTGCATCGCCTGCCCGCGCAGCCTCAGCAGGCGTGCGGTCGTGGGAAGATCGAACGCCTCGCCCGCGCACAACGCGCTATATTCGCCGAGGCTGTGGCCGGCGACGAACGCGGCCTTGTCGGCCAGCCGCACCCCGCCCTCGATCTCCAGCATGCGCAACGTCGCAATGGCGTTCGCCATAATCGCAGGCTGGGCGTTCTCGGTCAGCGTGAGATCGTCGGGCGGGCCGTCGGCCATCAGCCGCGACAGATTCTGGCCGAGCGCGTCGTCGACCTCCTCGAACACGGCACGCGCCGCCGCGCTCGCCTGGGCGAGCGCCACGCCCATGCCGACTGCCTGGCTGCCCTGGCCGGGAAAGATGAAGGCTCGCATGCTCTCTCCAATCCGAATGCGTCGCCCCGGCGAAGGCTGGGGCCTCGTGAGACGATGCCCACGCTCCGCCGCGGGAGATGCCGGCCCACGCCAGCATGACGGATATGTGCCGTTAGAGGCAGCGGGCGCGCCAACGCAACCCGCTTGCCTTTCGCGCGCCGATGCGACATAGGTCGCGGATCGGGTGGAGCCTCGTGCTTCCACCCGTTTCGCATTTTGAACGACGGCCGGAGGGGCACCGCATGGGGCGGTGTCAGCGATCGGCATGGAGACGAGATACATGGCTCTCTACGAGCATGTCTTCCTTGCGCGCCAGGATCTGGCGCAGGCACAGGTAGACGCACTGGCGGAAACCGCCACCAAGATTGTCGAAGAAGGACAGGGCAAGGTCGTCAAGACCGAGACCTGGGGCCTGCGCGGCCTCGCCTATCGCATCGCCAAGAACCGCAAGGCGCATTACGTGATGCTCGAGATCGACGCGCCCGCGGGCGTGATCGCCGAGCTGGAGCGCCAGACCGCGATCAACGAGGACGTGATCCGCTACATGACCATTCGCGTCGATGCGCATGAGCAGGGTCCGTCGGCAATGATGCGCCGTCAGGAGCGTGACCGCCAGCGCGAGCAGCGCGGCGATCGTCCGCGCCGCGACGACCGCGACATGGCCGCGTAAGGGAGACAGAAACCATGGCCCGCGCCTTTTTCCGCCGCCGCAAGAGCTGCCCCTTCTCCGCGAAGGACGCTCCCCGGATCGATTACAAGGACGTTCGTCTGCTGCAGGGCTTCGTGTCCGAGCGTGGCAAGATCGTTCCCAGCCGCATCACTGCGGTTTCCGCCAAGAAGCAGCGCGAACTCGCCCAGGCGATCAAGCGCGCCCGTCACATCGGGCTGCTTCCGTACATCGTTAAGTAAGGAGCCGAGCCCATGGACGTGATCCTGCTCGAGCGTGTCGAGAAGCTCGGCGCCATCGGCGACGTCGTTTCGGTCAAGAACGGCTTCGCCCGCAACTATCTCCTGCCGCGCAAGAAGGCGCTGCGCGCCAACGAGGCCAACAAGAAGGTCTTCGAGGCGAACCGCGCCCAGATCGAGGCGGACAATGCCAACCGGCGCGGCGACGCGCAGGCGGCGTCGAAGGGCGTCGATGGCAAGACCATCCTGCTGATCCGGCAGGCGTCGAACACCGGCCAGCTCTACGGCTCGGTGTCCGCACGCGACCTCGCCGAACTGCTTGCCGAGGACGGCGTCAAGGTTGGCAAGAGCCAGATCGTGCTCGACAAGCCGATCAAGGCGATCGGCCTGTTCCAGGTGAAGGTTTCGCTGCACCCGGAAGTGTCGGTGACGATCAAGGTGAACGTCGCCCGCTCGCCCGAGGAAGCCGAACTGCAGGCGCAGGGCGTCGACGTCCGTGCGCAGATGTTCGAGCGCGACGAAGCCGGCTTCACCGAGGCCTACGATCCGAACGCCGAGCCGGGCGAGATCGCAGCCGAGGAGCCGGCGCAGGGCTGACGCCCCGCTCCGACGACAAAGCAGAAAGGGCCGCCCGTCGTCATGACGGGCGGCCCTTTCTTTTTGGGCGGGCGCATCCCCCCATAGTCGTCATCCCCGCGCAGGCGGGGATCCATTGTCCGGCCGTGATGAACTATGGCGGCGGTTGCGCGAATGGATTCCCGCCTGCGCGGGAATGACGGCTGGCTGCGTTACCGCCGCGAGACCAGCACCACCGCCCCGTCGCCGTCGCGCTCGCCATATTGCGCCGCCAGCGCGATGCGCACCGGCAGTTCGTCGCCGCGATTGACCAGCAAAGCCGTATCGAATGCGCGTGCCCCGCCACCGCTCATGACGGCTTCCAGCTCGCTCGACGCGGCGACGCGGCGATCGAGCGGCAGCACGTCGACCAGGCGCGCACGTACCAGCATCTGCGACGCGAAGCCCGCCATGCCGGCCAGCGCCTCGTCGACCTCGACGAAGGTGCCGCGCGCCGACAGGCGAGCGCGGCCGACGCCGCCATGGATCGTCAACGCCGCCATGCCGGCCGCATCGGCGTCGCAGCGCCGCTGCCCTTCGATCTCCTCGGTAATGTCGCGCATCAGGCACGCCGCGCCGTCGCCATGCGGAAACACGCGAAGATGCAGCACGCGCCCGGAATAGCAGGGCGACGGCGTGGAGAAATTGGCCATCTCGCCCGCCGCGACCGCGCGCATCAGGTGGCCCATCAGCAGCGAGCCGTCGAGCCGCGATACCTCGTCGGCCAGGCGCAGGCCGAGCGCGGCGCCGCGCACCAGACGGAAATAACCCGCCGCGACCGCGTTGATCTCGACCAGACGGAACGCCTGATCGACCGCGAAGAAGCCCTCGGTCATATGTTCGAGCATCGGCTCGAGCGGCGGCCGCTGGCTGGCCTCGCCGGTCGAACGCCCGCGCAACGATTGATAGGAGGCGACCGACAGCATCACCAGGCGATCACGCCCATGATGCGTCACGTAGACGGGACGCTGGACGGCCTCTTCCTGCCAGCAGCCGAAACGGCGGACGAACTCTGCCGCCGTCACGCGCGTCCGGGGGGTCTCAACACTCATGTTCCACACTTCCCTGCATTTGATGCAGGCAGCTAAGCCACGGGGTCGGTTCGCAAATTCCTTCCTTCCGCGAGGGTCTTGGTCCGATCCGGACCGTGGCGGCGGCTCGATGCAGGCGAACTGCATGCCGATCCGGATATGATTAATTCCTGTAAGGTCCGTTCAATGCAGGATTTGCGCGATCGCCTCCACCAGCGGCGCCTGGCTCAACAGAATCATCCGCCGCGCCGCATCCAGCGTGAACCAACGCGCGGCGGCGACTTCGGGGAAAGACCGCATCCGGCCCGAACGCGGCGGCCATTCGAGCTCGAACGTGATGCTGACGACCGCATCCGGATCGACATCCTGTTCGAGCGTGAACGCCTCCACCCACTTGCCGCCGGCCTGTCGCACCTGCGCGAGCGGGCGTGGCACGTCGGTCAGCGTGACGCCCAATTCTTCCCCCACCTCGCGGATCGCGGCGGCGAGCGGCGTCTCGCCCGGTTCGATCGCGCCCTTGGGAATCTGCCATGCGCCGACGTCGCGGCCGCGCCAGAACGGGCCGCCGGGCAGCACCAGCAGCACCTCCGGCACCGCGCCGGTCCGACGATAGAGCAGCACCCCGGCGCTACGGGGCGCAGCCAACAGGCGATCCCGAACAGACGAACATTGTTACCTTATGCGACATGATTCACGCTTTGTCTGGAGTATCTTCGCGCATCGACTATCGAAGGCGCGATGACCTGCAGCGTGTTCGACCTGTTCAAGATCGGCGTCGGCCCTTCCTCGTCGCACACGATGGGGCCGATGACGGCGGCATGCCGCTTCGTCACGCTGTTGCGCGATGCCGGCCTGCTCGAAACGACCGCGCGACTGACCTGCGATCTCTACGGCTCGCTCGCGCTGACCGGCAAGGGGCACGCCACCGATCGCGCGGTGCTGCTGGGTTTCGCGGGGTTCAGCCCGGACCAGGTCGCCCCGGACGAGGCCGACGCGACGCTTGCAACGATCCGATCGGAATGTCGCATGCTGGTCGGCGGCGTCCACCCGATCGCGTTCGACGAGGCGGCCGACCTGCTGTTCCACCAACGCGAGAAACTGCCCTTCCACTCGAACGGCATGCGCTGCTCGGCGTTCGATGCCGAGGGCGCGCTGCTCGCCGAACGGGTCTATTATTCGGTGGGCGGCGGCGCGGTGGTGGACGAGGCGCAGGTCGCCGCCAACGCCCCGCCCGGCGCGCTGGCCGACATCCCCTTCCCCTATCGCTCCGGTGCAGAGCTGCTGGCGCTGGCCGAGCGCACCGGCCAGTCGCTGGCCGAGGTGGCGCTCGCCAACGAGCTGGCGCTGACGCCCGAGGCCGACGTGCGCGCTCGCCTCGCCGAGATCACGCGCGTGATGTCGGCCTGCATCGATCGCGGCATCGGCCAGCGCGGCATCCTGCCCGGCGGGCTGAAGGTCGTCCGCCGCGCGCCCGAAGTGCATGCGAAGCTGATCGCACGGCAGGAGCGGATGCTGTCCGATCCGCTGTCGGTGATCGACTGGGTCAACCTCTGGGCGCTGGCGGTGACGAGGAAAATGCCGCCGGCGGCCGCGTCGTCACCGCGCCGACCAACGGTGCGGCCGGAATTGTACCGGCGGTGCTGCGTTATTATGAGCGCTTCGTTCCCGGCGCGAACGAAGACGGCGTCGCGCGTTTCCTGCTGGTCGCCGCCGCGGTCGGCTCGCTGTTCAAGGAGAATGCTTCGATCTCCGGCGCCGAGGTCGGTTGTCAGGGCGAGGTCGGGGTTGCCTGCTCGATGGCGGCGGCCGGCCTGGCGGCGGTGATGGGCGGCAGCAACGCGCAGATCGAGAATGCCGCCGAGATCGGCATGGAGCATAATCTCGGCCTCACCTGCGATCCGGTCGGCGGCCTCGTCCAGGTGCCGTGCATCGAGCGCAACGCCGTCGGCGCGATCAAGGCGATCGAGGCGGCGCGGCTCGCCTTGCTCGGCGACGGCACGCACCGCGTCAGCCTTGACCAGGTGATCGAGACGATGCGCCGCACCGGCGCCGACATGAACGAGCGTTACAAGGAGACCGCGCTCGGCGGGCTCGCCGTCAACGTCGTCGAGTGCTGATCGGGACGGACGACCCGATCCCGCGCCGAGCCGCACCGGCCTGCGCTTTACGCGAGCCGCCGCCGCGTGCCATGGCGGTCGCTGCACCCCGATACAGGAGCTTAGGCAAACGGCGATGGCCGGCATCGTCCAGATCGAGAATGTCGGGCTTCGTTTCGGCACCGGCGCCGAGGCGCTTTCGGACCTGAGCCTTACTTTGGCGCGCGGCTCATTCCACTTTCTGGTGGGGCCGTCGGGTGCGGGCAAGACCTCGCTGCTGCGGCTGATCGGCGGCGGCGTGCGGCCAAGCCGCGGCATCGTCCGCCTGTTCGGAGAGGATCTGGCGGGCGTGCCGCGGGCGCGGCTGCCGGCGCTGCGCCGTCGGCTGGGCATGGTGCATCAGGATGCCGTGCTGGTTCCGGGCCTCACCAGCTTCGACAATATCGCTTTGCCGCTGCGCATCGCCGGGCTCGACGAGGCGCAGATCAGCGCGCAGGTGAGCGAGATGCTCGACTGGGTCGGCCTCGCGACGCGCGCCGCCGCGCGGCCCGAGGCGCTTTCGGCCGGCGAGCGCCAGCGCGTCGGCATCGCCCGCGCGGTGATCGGCCGGCCCGAGCTGATCCTCGCCGACGAGCCGACCGGCAATGTCGATGCCGAGCTGGCGGCGCGGCTGATCCACCTGCTCGATGCGCTCCATCGCGCCGGCACGACGGTGGTGGTCGCGACGCACGATCTCTCGCTGATCGGGCGGGTGCGCGATGCCGGGCTGATCCGGCTGGCGCGTGGCCGGCTCGATGATCCGGTGGGCACGCTGCGGCATCCCGCCGCGCGGCTGGCGACGGCATGATGCGGATCGCCGCCCCACTCCTGCCCGTCCGGCGCAGGCCGAGCGC is a genomic window of Sphingomonas nostoxanthinifaciens containing:
- a CDS encoding acyl carrier protein, which produces MSDTAERVKKIVVEHLGVEPEKVTEDASFIDDLGADSLDIVELVMAFEEEFGVEIPDDAAEKITTVKDAITYIDTNKG
- a CDS encoding PAS domain-containing protein, whose translation is MSVETPRTRVTAAEFVRRFGCWQEEAVQRPVYVTHHGRDRLVMLSVASYQSLRGRSTGEASQRPPLEPMLEHMTEGFFAVDQAFRLVEINAVAAGYFRLVRGAALGLRLADEVSRLDGSLLMGHLMRAVAAGEMANFSTPSPCYSGRVLHLRVFPHGDGAACLMRDITEEIEGQRRCDADAAGMAALTIHGGVGRARLSARGTFVEVDEALAGMAGFASQMLVRARLVDVLPLDRRVAASSELEAVMSGGGARAFDTALLVNRGDELPVRIALAAQYGERDGDGAVVLVSRR
- the rpsR gene encoding 30S ribosomal protein S18, encoding MARAFFRRRKSCPFSAKDAPRIDYKDVRLLQGFVSERGKIVPSRITAVSAKKQRELAQAIKRARHIGLLPYIVK
- the rplI gene encoding 50S ribosomal protein L9, with amino-acid sequence MDVILLERVEKLGAIGDVVSVKNGFARNYLLPRKKALRANEANKKVFEANRAQIEADNANRRGDAQAASKGVDGKTILLIRQASNTGQLYGSVSARDLAELLAEDGVKVGKSQIVLDKPIKAIGLFQVKVSLHPEVSVTIKVNVARSPEEAELQAQGVDVRAQMFERDEAGFTEAYDPNAEPGEIAAEEPAQG
- the fabG gene encoding 3-oxoacyl-[acyl-carrier-protein] reductase; the protein is MFDLSGMTALVTGASGGIGSAIAKGLAAQGATVALSGTRAEALEQVAAGIDGAKVVPCNLSDSAAVEALVPAAIEALGGKLDILVNNAGITRDNLVMRMKDDEWDQVIAVNLEAAFRLIRAAARPMMKARFGRIVTITSVVGHTGNPGQANYAASKGGLTAMSKALAQELASRQITVNCVAPGFIGSAMTDALNEAQKGTILSRIPAGALGTGEDVAAAVAYLASRQAGYVTGQTIHVNGGMAMV
- the rpsF gene encoding 30S ribosomal protein S6 yields the protein MALYEHVFLARQDLAQAQVDALAETATKIVEEGQGKVVKTETWGLRGLAYRIAKNRKAHYVMLEIDAPAGVIAELERQTAINEDVIRYMTIRVDAHEQGPSAMMRRQERDRQREQRGDRPRRDDRDMAA
- the fabD gene encoding ACP S-malonyltransferase yields the protein MRAFIFPGQGSQAVGMGVALAQASAAARAVFEEVDDALGQNLSRLMADGPPDDLTLTENAQPAIMANAIATLRMLEIEGGVRLADKAAFVAGHSLGEYSALCAGEAFDLPTTARLLRLRGQAMQAAVPVGEGAMAALLGADFALAEAICADAAQGEVCQAANDNGGGQVVISGAKAAVERAMALAKERGVKRALPLPVSAPFHCALMQPAADAMAEALARVAIRAPLVPVYANVTAAAAVDPDTIRGLLVAQVTGTVRWRESVEAMVAAGVGEFVEFGAKVLGPMVKRIAPDATATSLVTAADVEAFAASL
- a CDS encoding NUDIX domain-containing protein, encoding MAAPRSAGVLLYRRTGAVPEVLLVLPGGPFWRGRDVGAWQIPKGAIEPGETPLAAAIREVGEELGVTLTDVPRPLAQVRQAGGKWVEAFTLEQDVDPDAVVSITFELEWPPRSGRMRSFPEVAAARWFTLDAARRMILLSQAPLVEAIAQILH
- a CDS encoding cell division ATP-binding protein FtsE, whose translation is MAGIVQIENVGLRFGTGAEALSDLSLTLARGSFHFLVGPSGAGKTSLLRLIGGGVRPSRGIVRLFGEDLAGVPRARLPALRRRLGMVHQDAVLVPGLTSFDNIALPLRIAGLDEAQISAQVSEMLDWVGLATRAAARPEALSAGERQRVGIARAVIGRPELILADEPTGNVDAELAARLIHLLDALHRAGTTVVVATHDLSLIGRVRDAGLIRLARGRLDDPVGTLRHPAARLATA